A genomic stretch from Edaphobacter aggregans includes:
- a CDS encoding D-sedoheptulose 7-phosphate isomerase, producing MKHLVQKQLAQSIATMQATLADLHIADTIATIAELTANAMQAGRKLLVAGNGGSAADAQHLVAEFVVRLVGNRPALRAIALTTDSSILTACGNDFGFDQIFSRQIESLGAPGDVFLGISTSGNSPNILRALEQAREMDITTIGFTGNGGGQMRDLCDYNVIIPSATTMNIQECHLALEHIFCMLVECHYFAEVSSYAAK from the coding sequence ATGAAGCACCTGGTCCAGAAGCAGCTAGCCCAATCCATCGCCACCATGCAGGCCACACTCGCCGATCTCCACATAGCCGACACTATCGCTACCATCGCCGAACTCACCGCCAACGCCATGCAAGCCGGCCGCAAGCTCCTCGTCGCCGGCAACGGAGGCTCTGCTGCCGACGCCCAGCATCTCGTCGCCGAGTTCGTCGTCCGCCTCGTCGGCAACCGCCCCGCCCTCCGCGCCATCGCCCTCACCACTGACTCCTCCATCCTCACCGCCTGCGGCAACGACTTCGGCTTCGACCAGATCTTCTCCCGCCAGATCGAATCCCTCGGCGCCCCCGGCGACGTCTTCCTCGGCATCTCCACCTCCGGCAACTCCCCCAACATCCTCCGCGCCCTCGAACAAGCCCGCGAGATGGACATCACCACCATCGGATTCACCGGCAACGGCGGCGGCCAGATGCGCGACCTCTGCGACTACAACGTCATCATCCCCTCCGCCACCACCATGAACATCCAGGAGTGCCACCTCGCCCTCGAGCACATCTTCTGCATGCTCGTCGAGTGCCACTACTTCGCAGAAGTCTCCAGCTACGCCGCGAAATAG
- a CDS encoding S10 family peptidase, whose amino-acid sequence MFLPWRSHRSSFVLLTVAAISTSFSPFTIAQDKPDEKPVSTASAAPAHAATTPDSITEGTVTVGGQPIAYRAIAGTLTVGGTDPQDATLGFDGKPLPDSGVKLPEKAEDAPPTARMFYVAYLKKDAPAGQRPITFIYNGGPGSPTMWLHMGTFGPKRIVTPDTQHQEGAPYSIVNNEDSLLDVSDVVFIDAPGTGLSRTFGKNKSEAFYGVDADGHAFERFIRRFLSKYDRWNSPKYLFGESYGTPRSAVLAADLRSVDLNGIILLSQILSFDNSVDGPTANPGVDQAYALALPTFAATAWYHHKLPNQPPALKPFLAEVEKYALGDYMTALLQGSDLTDAQRQAVAEKLHSYTGLPVDYLLRADLRVTGGEFSKELKLDEGMTTGRLDSRYQGPDADPMGATSGYDPQSDAITSAWNTAINQYLHDDLKYATQATYLLSGRQGGEFSWNMTHTPPGRGFGGGGSAPGTVETGANVMPDLAYRMKMNPKMKVMLAGGYYDLATPYFEGIYEMHHLPMPRGLQSNISYHYYEAGHMIYVREDILKQFHTDVAAFIKSTENGK is encoded by the coding sequence ATGTTCTTGCCCTGGCGTAGTCATCGTTCATCGTTCGTCTTGCTAACGGTGGCAGCAATCTCAACCTCCTTTTCTCCCTTCACCATCGCGCAGGACAAGCCTGACGAGAAGCCCGTCTCCACCGCTTCCGCCGCCCCGGCTCACGCCGCCACCACACCCGACTCCATCACCGAAGGCACCGTCACCGTAGGGGGACAACCCATCGCCTACCGCGCCATCGCCGGCACCCTCACCGTCGGCGGCACCGACCCACAGGACGCCACCCTCGGCTTCGACGGCAAGCCGCTCCCCGACTCCGGCGTCAAGCTACCCGAGAAGGCAGAAGACGCCCCTCCGACCGCGCGCATGTTCTACGTCGCGTACCTCAAAAAGGATGCCCCCGCCGGCCAGCGCCCCATCACCTTCATCTACAACGGAGGCCCCGGCTCACCCACCATGTGGCTGCACATGGGAACCTTCGGCCCCAAACGCATCGTCACCCCCGACACCCAGCACCAGGAAGGCGCCCCCTACTCCATCGTCAACAATGAGGACTCCCTGCTCGACGTCAGCGACGTAGTCTTCATCGACGCTCCCGGCACCGGCCTCAGCCGCACCTTCGGCAAGAACAAGTCCGAGGCCTTCTACGGCGTCGACGCCGACGGCCACGCCTTCGAGCGCTTCATCCGCCGCTTCCTCTCCAAATACGACCGCTGGAACTCCCCCAAGTACCTCTTCGGCGAAAGCTACGGAACCCCACGCTCCGCCGTTCTGGCCGCTGATCTTCGCAGCGTCGATCTCAACGGCATCATCCTGCTCTCGCAGATCCTCAGCTTCGACAACAGCGTCGACGGCCCCACCGCGAACCCCGGGGTCGATCAGGCTTACGCGCTCGCACTTCCCACCTTCGCCGCCACGGCCTGGTATCACCACAAACTGCCCAACCAGCCCCCAGCCCTCAAGCCCTTCCTCGCCGAAGTTGAAAAGTACGCCCTCGGTGACTACATGACCGCCCTGCTCCAGGGCAGCGACCTCACCGACGCCCAGCGTCAGGCCGTAGCCGAAAAGCTTCACAGCTACACCGGCCTCCCCGTCGACTACCTTCTCCGCGCCGACCTCCGCGTCACTGGCGGCGAATTCTCCAAAGAGCTCAAGCTCGACGAAGGCATGACCACTGGCCGTCTCGACTCCCGCTATCAGGGTCCCGACGCCGATCCCATGGGCGCAACCTCCGGCTACGATCCCCAGAGCGACGCCATCACCTCCGCCTGGAACACCGCCATCAACCAGTACCTGCATGACGACCTCAAGTACGCCACCCAGGCGACCTACCTCCTGTCCGGGCGCCAGGGCGGCGAGTTCTCCTGGAACATGACCCACACGCCCCCAGGCCGCGGCTTCGGTGGCGGCGGATCCGCACCCGGAACCGTCGAGACCGGCGCCAACGTCATGCCCGACCTCGCCTACCGCATGAAGATGAACCCGAAGATGAAGGTCATGCTAGCCGGCGGCTACTACGACCTTGCCACTCCCTACTTCGAGGGCATCTACGAGATGCACCATCTCCCCATGCCCCGCGGACTGCAATCCAACATCAGCTATCACTACTACGAAGCCGGACACATGATCTACGTCAGAGAGGACATCCTCAAACAGTTCCACACCGACGTAGCCGCCTTCATCAAATCCACCGAAAACGGCAAATAA
- a CDS encoding SRPBCC family protein has product MQLKFQVHTKIQKPIAEVFDAIYNPTKLSGYFTTGGSSAPLNEGATVTWRFADYPGDIPVTVKKLVPNQQIVLEWDAYEPPDKSANPADKTPPPTNYKTTVEMTFESLDPNNTLVKISESGWRETQRGLDGSYGNCMGWTQMLCALKAYLEHNINLRQGAF; this is encoded by the coding sequence ATGCAACTCAAATTTCAGGTCCACACCAAGATCCAGAAGCCCATCGCCGAGGTCTTCGACGCCATCTACAATCCCACCAAGCTAAGCGGCTACTTCACTACAGGCGGCTCCTCCGCCCCCCTCAACGAAGGCGCCACCGTCACCTGGCGCTTCGCCGACTACCCCGGCGACATTCCCGTCACCGTCAAAAAACTAGTCCCCAACCAACAGATCGTCCTCGAGTGGGACGCCTACGAACCACCAGACAAATCCGCGAACCCCGCAGACAAAACCCCACCCCCGACCAACTACAAAACCACCGTCGAGATGACCTTCGAATCCCTCGACCCCAACAACACGCTCGTCAAAATCTCCGAATCCGGCTGGCGCGAAACCCAGCGCGGCCTCGACGGCTCCTACGGCAACTGCATGGGCTGGACCCAGATGCTCTGCGCCCTCAAAGCCTACCTCGAGCACAACATCAACCTGCGCCAAGGAGCCTTCTAG
- a CDS encoding ArsR family transcriptional regulator → MSRRDKQGAVFKALADDRRREILDLLRDGPLTTGDICLRFRKLDRCTVMQHLGVLEGAGLVIAKREGRVRWNYLNVVPVQEIYDRWISRFARPSVELLGRLKRDLEE, encoded by the coding sequence ATGTCAAGGCGAGATAAACAGGGGGCGGTTTTTAAGGCTCTGGCCGATGACCGGCGGCGGGAGATTCTCGACCTGTTGCGGGATGGTCCTTTGACTACGGGGGATATTTGTCTTCGGTTTAGGAAGCTGGACCGGTGTACGGTGATGCAGCATCTGGGCGTGCTGGAGGGGGCGGGGTTAGTGATTGCCAAGAGGGAAGGGCGGGTGCGGTGGAATTATTTGAATGTGGTTCCGGTGCAGGAGATTTATGACCGGTGGATCAGCCGGTTCGCTCGGCCTTCGGTGGAGTTGTTGGGGCGATTGAAGAGGGATTTGGAGGAATGA